Proteins from a single region of Neodiprion virginianus isolate iyNeoVirg1 chromosome 4, iyNeoVirg1.1, whole genome shotgun sequence:
- the LOC124303700 gene encoding rab GTPase-binding effector protein 1 isoform X3 yields the protein MENETKDGCAVKEDRDDLLIKLKKFETENAKILKEFNSQRAKMKELFLQKEDELKRQHEEKISLQEEIHRLQNDLDEAKSQLTVADLKVENDILVEKRKAQEEIATLEQLIQETVEESSCSRNQLGDELRKLQSAFRKLEAENALLRSQTTRESADGPQISLSTVTKTLARKVVSQLGADSLSLGPDNIEESLRKVNKYAQEDAEVLRSLVGPLEEEIKALKEKLRSTDDELQKHIEINSQKKFQTESGSAAEASCDMCANYEAQLVKMQAAEKEFEKRLADADHLLEVQKEDLVKEVEFRKEMEEKWNEKKEEHKIKVAELTSVSQSSQQALADLKQTLAQMHQGVTDELSRLIHGREELQRHLNALQKENENLVGKHSKNSMQLQSETINMPNNVEELHVTLLKMHEDLIAAKVAQEVAQEKEETLRYEVTLLQDQLDHDNRAHQQSESTLVEEIRQLKVQVENYKHDHQALNEKEEKLNRLQQQLENTTTEKQKIELAVAELRQRLTSLQQELDTSEEVQKDFVRLSQSLQVQLEKIREAGSEVRWQHDEDVDECPNCRTGFTVTKRKMHCRHCGHIFCSTCLSHVVNSGPKQRPSRVCDVCHTLLVRDTAPYFSQEAPHLPE from the exons ATGGAAAACGAGACGAAGGACGGTTGTGCTGTAAAGGAGGATCGAG ATGATCTACTGATTAAATTAAAGAAGTTTGAGACTGAGAATGCAAAGATACTAAAGGAATTTAATAGTCAAAGAGCAAAAATGAAGGAACTTTTTCTCCAGAAAGAAG ATGAACTCAAAAGGCAGCACGAAGAAAAGATCTCCTTGCAAGAAGAGATACATAGATTACAGAATGATCTTGATGAAGCTAAGAGTCAGCTGACGGTGGCTGACCTTAAGGTGGAAAATGACATTCTTGTTGAAAAGCGCAAGGCGCAAGAAGAAATAGCCACTTTGGAGCAGCTGATTCAAGAGACAGTAGAAGAGTCCTCGTGTTCACGTAATCAACTTGGAGACGAGTTGCGAAAGTTGCAATCTGCGTTTCGTAAACTTGAAGCAGAAAATGCGCTGCTCCGATCGCAGACAACTCGTGAATCTGCGGACGGACCTCAAATATCTTTGTCAACTGTGACTAAAACTTTAGCTAGAAAAGTTGTCTCTCAATTAGGCGCTGATTCATTGTCTTTGGGCCCTGATAATATCGAAGAGAGCTTGAGGAAGGTAAACAAATAT GCCCAAGAAGATGCAGAAGTTTTGCGTTCGCTGGTAGGACCTTTGGAAGAGGAGATTAAAGCATTGAAGGAAAAACTAAGATCGACAGATGACGAGCTGCAAAAACATATAGAAATTAattcgcaaaaaaaatttcaaacagaaTCAGGATCTGCTGCGGAAGCCAGTTGTGATATGTGCGCTAATTATGAGGCACAATTGGTGAAAATGCAGGCAGcagaaaaagaatttgaaaaacgattGGCAGATGCTGATCACTTGTTAGAAGTCCAAAAGGAAGATTTAGTCAAGGAGGTAGAATTTCGTAAAGAAATGGAGGAAaagtggaatgaaaaaaaagaagaacacAAAATTAAAGTTGCAGAACTCACCTCCGTTTCACAATCCTCCCAGCAAGCCCTGGCCGACTTGAAGCAAACGTTAGCACAGATGCATCAAGGCGTTACCGATGAACTAAGTAGATTGATTCATGGAAGAGAAGAACTACAAAGGCATCTCAATGC gctgcagaaagaaaatgaaaatttggtTGGTAAGCATAGTAAGAATTCCATGCAGCTCCAAAGTGAGACAATTAATATGCCAAATAACGTTGAAGAGTTACATGTCACACTTTTAAAAATGCACGAAGACTTGATAGCAGCAAAAGTCGCGCAAGAAGTTGCGCAGGAAAAAGAGGAAACTTTACGTTACGAGGTGACCCTCCTTCAAGACCAATTAGATCACGATAATCGTGCGCATCAACAATCGGAATCTACTTTGGTTGAGGAAATTAGGCAGCTTAA AGTCCAAgtagaaaattacaaacatGATCATCAAGctttgaatgaaaaagaagagaagttGAATAGACTTCAACAGCAGTTGGAAAATACAAcaacggaaaaacaaaagatagAATTAGCTGTTGCTGAACTTCGTCAAAGGCTAACCAGTCTTCAACAGGAATTAGATACTAGCGAAGAAGTACAAAAAGACTTTGTTAGATTATCACAATCTTTACAG gttcaACTGGAAAAGATCAGAGAGGCAGGAAGTGAAGTGAGATGGCAGCACGACGAGGATGTTGACGAGTGTCCTAATTGTCGAACGGGGTTCACAGTTACAAAAAGAAAG ATGCATTGCCGTCATTGCGGTCATATATTTTGTTCAACTTGTCTGTCGCACGTTGTAAACAGTGGACCCAAGCAGCGACCTTCAAGAGTTTGCGATGTGTGCCATACATTACTAGTTAGAGATACGGCTCCCTACTTTAGCCAAGAAGCACCACATTTACCAGAATGA
- the LOC124303705 gene encoding annexin B11-like isoform X2, with protein MSYGYQLSPTVVTYPGFDASADAGALRKAMKGWGTDEKTIINILANRTNRQRQEIAIQFKTLYGKDLIKDLKSELSGNFENLVVAMMTPIAEFYAKELHNAMSGMGTDECVLIEVLCTMTNQELRVIKQTYQSLYGQSLEDRLRSETSGCFKRLMTSLCCANRDESNFVDPAGAQRDAQALFNAGVAQFGTDESVFNQILVSRSIPQLQQIFAEYERIAPHGIENAIKSEFSGDIEDGLLTIVRCVKNRPAFFAKQLYKSMRGAGTEDDRLIRLVVTRSEIDMGDIKREFSREYNQTLEQFISDDCSGDYKKCLLALIS; from the exons ATGAGCTACGGATATCAA CTATCCCCGACTGTAGTGACTTATCCTGGCTTCGATGCAAGTGCTGATGCAGGAGCGTTGAGAAAGGCAATGAAAGGATGGGGAACTGACGAGAAAACCATCATTAATATCCTTGCGAATCGGACAAATCGCCAGCGTCAAGAAATTGCCATACAGTTTAAAACACTCTACGGCAAg gATCTGATTAAGGACTTGAAGTCTGAATTATCtggcaattttgaaaatctggtTGTTGCTATGATGACGCCGATTGCAGAATTTTATGCTAAGGAGCTACATAATGCTATGTCTGGCATGGGTACAGATGAGTGTGTTTTGATCGAGGTTCTGTGCACTATGACCAATCAAGAATTACGTGTCATCAAGCAAACGTATCAATCCT TATATGGGCAATCTTTGGAAGACCGTCTGAGGTCAGAAACTTCAGGATGTTTCAAACGCCTTATGACATCCCTTTGCTGTGCCAATCGAGATGAGTCAAATTTCGTAGACCCGGCTGGAGCACAACGCGACGCTCAAGCACTGTTTAATGCTG GAGTTGCACAATTCGGAACTGATGAATCAGTCTTCAACCAAATTCTGGTGTCAAGAAGTATCCCACAATTGCAGCAAATATTTGCGGAGTACGAACGTATAGCACCTCATGGAATTGAAAATGCCATAAAAAGCGAATTCTCTGGAGACATTGAAGATGGTCTCCTCACAATCG TCAGATGTGTTAAAAATCGCCCTGCTTTCTTTGCGAAACAATTGTACAAGAGCATGAGAGGAGCTGGAACTGAAGACGATCGACTGATTCGACTGGTCGTCACTCGCTCTGAAATTGATATGGGGGATATCAAGAGAGAATTCTCTCGGGAGTATAATCAAACTCTTGAACAATTTATATCG GATGACTGTTCAGGGGACTACAAGAAATGTCTTCTCGCTCTGATTTCTTAG
- the LOC124303705 gene encoding annexin B9-like isoform X1 translates to MSYGYQGPQYPGQMPPNAMGGPPGAPGTSPYPMNPGAGYPPPTGQQAYPGMPQPFSAYPSTPYPPNQQHSSMPYSQHAGHEQQVPQPQHYGMQQNAPPGTYAPPANNPYPGNSVPYPSHPAQPVNAAQYPGRFVPFDTNNSTPPFPQNTATTFPSNASPHAQGSGPYPGAYNPGGQGIAPAHAQHASATSFPPQHGAPVPHQGQAQSKLSPTVVTYPGFDASADAGALRKAMKGWGTDEKTIINILANRTNRQRQEIAIQFKTLYGKDLIKDLKSELSGNFENLVVAMMTPIAEFYAKELHNAMSGMGTDECVLIEVLCTMTNQELRVIKQTYQSLYGQSLEDRLRSETSGCFKRLMTSLCCANRDESNFVDPAGAQRDAQALFNAGVAQFGTDESVFNQILVSRSIPQLQQIFAEYERIAPHGIENAIKSEFSGDIEDGLLTIVRCVKNRPAFFAKQLYKSMRGAGTEDDRLIRLVVTRSEIDMGDIKREFSREYNQTLEQFISDDCSGDYKKCLLALIS, encoded by the exons ATGAGCTACGGATATCAA GGACCGCAGTACCCGGGCCAAATGCCTCCAAACGCCATGGGGGGTCCGCCAGGTGCCCCAGGGACCTCACCTTATCCCATGAATCCCGGTGCAGGCTATCCTCCTCCAACTGGGCAGCAGGCTTACCCTGGAATGCCACAGCCATTTTCGGCCTATCCTTCTACTCCTTATCCACCTAATCAACAGCATTCCTCGATGCCTTATTCTCAGCACGCCGGACATGAGCAGCAAGTTCCGCAACCCCAGCATTACGGGATGCAACAGAACGCTCCACCTGGCACTTATGCTCCACCCGCCAACAATCCTTACCCAGGAAATTCGGTTCCGTATCCCAGCCATCCGGCTCAGCCGGTAAATGCTGCCCAGTATCCTGGTCGCTTTGTTCCTTTTGATACAAACAATTCCACTCCTCCTTTTCCTCAGAATACTGCAACTACGTTCCCAAGTAATGCTAGCCCTCACGCACAAGGTTCGGGTCCCTATCCAGGTGCCTATAATCCTGGCGGCCAGGGAATCGCGCCTGCGCACGCACAGCATGCTAGTGCGACCTCATTTCCTCCTCAGCATGGAGCTCCAGTCCCACATCAGGGGCAGGCTCAGTCTAAA CTATCCCCGACTGTAGTGACTTATCCTGGCTTCGATGCAAGTGCTGATGCAGGAGCGTTGAGAAAGGCAATGAAAGGATGGGGAACTGACGAGAAAACCATCATTAATATCCTTGCGAATCGGACAAATCGCCAGCGTCAAGAAATTGCCATACAGTTTAAAACACTCTACGGCAAg gATCTGATTAAGGACTTGAAGTCTGAATTATCtggcaattttgaaaatctggtTGTTGCTATGATGACGCCGATTGCAGAATTTTATGCTAAGGAGCTACATAATGCTATGTCTGGCATGGGTACAGATGAGTGTGTTTTGATCGAGGTTCTGTGCACTATGACCAATCAAGAATTACGTGTCATCAAGCAAACGTATCAATCCT TATATGGGCAATCTTTGGAAGACCGTCTGAGGTCAGAAACTTCAGGATGTTTCAAACGCCTTATGACATCCCTTTGCTGTGCCAATCGAGATGAGTCAAATTTCGTAGACCCGGCTGGAGCACAACGCGACGCTCAAGCACTGTTTAATGCTG GAGTTGCACAATTCGGAACTGATGAATCAGTCTTCAACCAAATTCTGGTGTCAAGAAGTATCCCACAATTGCAGCAAATATTTGCGGAGTACGAACGTATAGCACCTCATGGAATTGAAAATGCCATAAAAAGCGAATTCTCTGGAGACATTGAAGATGGTCTCCTCACAATCG TCAGATGTGTTAAAAATCGCCCTGCTTTCTTTGCGAAACAATTGTACAAGAGCATGAGAGGAGCTGGAACTGAAGACGATCGACTGATTCGACTGGTCGTCACTCGCTCTGAAATTGATATGGGGGATATCAAGAGAGAATTCTCTCGGGAGTATAATCAAACTCTTGAACAATTTATATCG GATGACTGTTCAGGGGACTACAAGAAATGTCTTCTCGCTCTGATTTCTTAG
- the LOC124303700 gene encoding rab GTPase-binding effector protein 1 isoform X2: MKCMNKLTELGYNNNLKDLTSLKAEDDLLIKLKKFETENAKILKEFNSQRAKMKELFLQKEDELKRQHEEKISLQEEIHRLQNDLDEAKSQLTVADLKVENDILVEKRKAQEEIATLEQLIQETVEESSCSRNQLGDELRKLQSAFRKLEAENALLRSQTTRESADGPQISLSTVTKTLARKVVSQLGADSLSLGPDNIEESLRKAQEDAEVLRSLVGPLEEEIKALKEKLRSTDDELQKHIEINSQKKFQTESGSAAEASCDMCANYEAQLVKMQAAEKEFEKRLADADHLLEVQKEDLVKEVEFRKEMEEKWNEKKEEHKIKVAELTSVSQSSQQALADLKQTLAQMHQGVTDELSRLIHGREELQRHLNALQKENENLVGKHSKNSMQLQSETINMPNNVEELHVTLLKMHEDLIAAKVAQEVAQEKEETLRYEVTLLQDQLDHDNRAHQQSESTLVEEIRQLKVQVENYKHDHQALNEKEEKLNRLQQQLENTTTEKQKIELAVAELRQRLTSLQQELDTSEEVQKDFVRLSQSLQVQLEKIREAGSEVRWQHDEDVDECPNCRTGFTVTKRKMHCRHCGHIFCSTCLSHVVNSGPKQRPSRVCDVCHTLLVRDTAPYFSQEAPHLPE, from the exons ATGAAATGTATGAATAAACTCACAGAGCTTGGTTATAATAACAACTTAAAAGACTTAACGTCGCTAAAAGCAGAag ATGATCTACTGATTAAATTAAAGAAGTTTGAGACTGAGAATGCAAAGATACTAAAGGAATTTAATAGTCAAAGAGCAAAAATGAAGGAACTTTTTCTCCAGAAAGAAG ATGAACTCAAAAGGCAGCACGAAGAAAAGATCTCCTTGCAAGAAGAGATACATAGATTACAGAATGATCTTGATGAAGCTAAGAGTCAGCTGACGGTGGCTGACCTTAAGGTGGAAAATGACATTCTTGTTGAAAAGCGCAAGGCGCAAGAAGAAATAGCCACTTTGGAGCAGCTGATTCAAGAGACAGTAGAAGAGTCCTCGTGTTCACGTAATCAACTTGGAGACGAGTTGCGAAAGTTGCAATCTGCGTTTCGTAAACTTGAAGCAGAAAATGCGCTGCTCCGATCGCAGACAACTCGTGAATCTGCGGACGGACCTCAAATATCTTTGTCAACTGTGACTAAAACTTTAGCTAGAAAAGTTGTCTCTCAATTAGGCGCTGATTCATTGTCTTTGGGCCCTGATAATATCGAAGAGAGCTTGAGGAAG GCCCAAGAAGATGCAGAAGTTTTGCGTTCGCTGGTAGGACCTTTGGAAGAGGAGATTAAAGCATTGAAGGAAAAACTAAGATCGACAGATGACGAGCTGCAAAAACATATAGAAATTAattcgcaaaaaaaatttcaaacagaaTCAGGATCTGCTGCGGAAGCCAGTTGTGATATGTGCGCTAATTATGAGGCACAATTGGTGAAAATGCAGGCAGcagaaaaagaatttgaaaaacgattGGCAGATGCTGATCACTTGTTAGAAGTCCAAAAGGAAGATTTAGTCAAGGAGGTAGAATTTCGTAAAGAAATGGAGGAAaagtggaatgaaaaaaaagaagaacacAAAATTAAAGTTGCAGAACTCACCTCCGTTTCACAATCCTCCCAGCAAGCCCTGGCCGACTTGAAGCAAACGTTAGCACAGATGCATCAAGGCGTTACCGATGAACTAAGTAGATTGATTCATGGAAGAGAAGAACTACAAAGGCATCTCAATGC gctgcagaaagaaaatgaaaatttggtTGGTAAGCATAGTAAGAATTCCATGCAGCTCCAAAGTGAGACAATTAATATGCCAAATAACGTTGAAGAGTTACATGTCACACTTTTAAAAATGCACGAAGACTTGATAGCAGCAAAAGTCGCGCAAGAAGTTGCGCAGGAAAAAGAGGAAACTTTACGTTACGAGGTGACCCTCCTTCAAGACCAATTAGATCACGATAATCGTGCGCATCAACAATCGGAATCTACTTTGGTTGAGGAAATTAGGCAGCTTAA AGTCCAAgtagaaaattacaaacatGATCATCAAGctttgaatgaaaaagaagagaagttGAATAGACTTCAACAGCAGTTGGAAAATACAAcaacggaaaaacaaaagatagAATTAGCTGTTGCTGAACTTCGTCAAAGGCTAACCAGTCTTCAACAGGAATTAGATACTAGCGAAGAAGTACAAAAAGACTTTGTTAGATTATCACAATCTTTACAG gttcaACTGGAAAAGATCAGAGAGGCAGGAAGTGAAGTGAGATGGCAGCACGACGAGGATGTTGACGAGTGTCCTAATTGTCGAACGGGGTTCACAGTTACAAAAAGAAAG ATGCATTGCCGTCATTGCGGTCATATATTTTGTTCAACTTGTCTGTCGCACGTTGTAAACAGTGGACCCAAGCAGCGACCTTCAAGAGTTTGCGATGTGTGCCATACATTACTAGTTAGAGATACGGCTCCCTACTTTAGCCAAGAAGCACCACATTTACCAGAATGA
- the LOC124303700 gene encoding rab GTPase-binding effector protein 1 isoform X1, giving the protein MKCMNKLTELGYNNNLKDLTSLKAEDDLLIKLKKFETENAKILKEFNSQRAKMKELFLQKEDELKRQHEEKISLQEEIHRLQNDLDEAKSQLTVADLKVENDILVEKRKAQEEIATLEQLIQETVEESSCSRNQLGDELRKLQSAFRKLEAENALLRSQTTRESADGPQISLSTVTKTLARKVVSQLGADSLSLGPDNIEESLRKVNKYAQEDAEVLRSLVGPLEEEIKALKEKLRSTDDELQKHIEINSQKKFQTESGSAAEASCDMCANYEAQLVKMQAAEKEFEKRLADADHLLEVQKEDLVKEVEFRKEMEEKWNEKKEEHKIKVAELTSVSQSSQQALADLKQTLAQMHQGVTDELSRLIHGREELQRHLNALQKENENLVGKHSKNSMQLQSETINMPNNVEELHVTLLKMHEDLIAAKVAQEVAQEKEETLRYEVTLLQDQLDHDNRAHQQSESTLVEEIRQLKVQVENYKHDHQALNEKEEKLNRLQQQLENTTTEKQKIELAVAELRQRLTSLQQELDTSEEVQKDFVRLSQSLQVQLEKIREAGSEVRWQHDEDVDECPNCRTGFTVTKRKMHCRHCGHIFCSTCLSHVVNSGPKQRPSRVCDVCHTLLVRDTAPYFSQEAPHLPE; this is encoded by the exons ATGAAATGTATGAATAAACTCACAGAGCTTGGTTATAATAACAACTTAAAAGACTTAACGTCGCTAAAAGCAGAag ATGATCTACTGATTAAATTAAAGAAGTTTGAGACTGAGAATGCAAAGATACTAAAGGAATTTAATAGTCAAAGAGCAAAAATGAAGGAACTTTTTCTCCAGAAAGAAG ATGAACTCAAAAGGCAGCACGAAGAAAAGATCTCCTTGCAAGAAGAGATACATAGATTACAGAATGATCTTGATGAAGCTAAGAGTCAGCTGACGGTGGCTGACCTTAAGGTGGAAAATGACATTCTTGTTGAAAAGCGCAAGGCGCAAGAAGAAATAGCCACTTTGGAGCAGCTGATTCAAGAGACAGTAGAAGAGTCCTCGTGTTCACGTAATCAACTTGGAGACGAGTTGCGAAAGTTGCAATCTGCGTTTCGTAAACTTGAAGCAGAAAATGCGCTGCTCCGATCGCAGACAACTCGTGAATCTGCGGACGGACCTCAAATATCTTTGTCAACTGTGACTAAAACTTTAGCTAGAAAAGTTGTCTCTCAATTAGGCGCTGATTCATTGTCTTTGGGCCCTGATAATATCGAAGAGAGCTTGAGGAAGGTAAACAAATAT GCCCAAGAAGATGCAGAAGTTTTGCGTTCGCTGGTAGGACCTTTGGAAGAGGAGATTAAAGCATTGAAGGAAAAACTAAGATCGACAGATGACGAGCTGCAAAAACATATAGAAATTAattcgcaaaaaaaatttcaaacagaaTCAGGATCTGCTGCGGAAGCCAGTTGTGATATGTGCGCTAATTATGAGGCACAATTGGTGAAAATGCAGGCAGcagaaaaagaatttgaaaaacgattGGCAGATGCTGATCACTTGTTAGAAGTCCAAAAGGAAGATTTAGTCAAGGAGGTAGAATTTCGTAAAGAAATGGAGGAAaagtggaatgaaaaaaaagaagaacacAAAATTAAAGTTGCAGAACTCACCTCCGTTTCACAATCCTCCCAGCAAGCCCTGGCCGACTTGAAGCAAACGTTAGCACAGATGCATCAAGGCGTTACCGATGAACTAAGTAGATTGATTCATGGAAGAGAAGAACTACAAAGGCATCTCAATGC gctgcagaaagaaaatgaaaatttggtTGGTAAGCATAGTAAGAATTCCATGCAGCTCCAAAGTGAGACAATTAATATGCCAAATAACGTTGAAGAGTTACATGTCACACTTTTAAAAATGCACGAAGACTTGATAGCAGCAAAAGTCGCGCAAGAAGTTGCGCAGGAAAAAGAGGAAACTTTACGTTACGAGGTGACCCTCCTTCAAGACCAATTAGATCACGATAATCGTGCGCATCAACAATCGGAATCTACTTTGGTTGAGGAAATTAGGCAGCTTAA AGTCCAAgtagaaaattacaaacatGATCATCAAGctttgaatgaaaaagaagagaagttGAATAGACTTCAACAGCAGTTGGAAAATACAAcaacggaaaaacaaaagatagAATTAGCTGTTGCTGAACTTCGTCAAAGGCTAACCAGTCTTCAACAGGAATTAGATACTAGCGAAGAAGTACAAAAAGACTTTGTTAGATTATCACAATCTTTACAG gttcaACTGGAAAAGATCAGAGAGGCAGGAAGTGAAGTGAGATGGCAGCACGACGAGGATGTTGACGAGTGTCCTAATTGTCGAACGGGGTTCACAGTTACAAAAAGAAAG ATGCATTGCCGTCATTGCGGTCATATATTTTGTTCAACTTGTCTGTCGCACGTTGTAAACAGTGGACCCAAGCAGCGACCTTCAAGAGTTTGCGATGTGTGCCATACATTACTAGTTAGAGATACGGCTCCCTACTTTAGCCAAGAAGCACCACATTTACCAGAATGA
- the LOC124303700 gene encoding rab GTPase-binding effector protein 1 isoform X4: MKCMNKLTELGYNNNLKDLTSLKAEDDLLIKLKKFETENAKILKEFNSQRAKMKELFLQKEDELKRQHEEKISLQEEIHRLQNDLDEAKSQLTVADLKVENDILVEKRKAQEEIATLEQLIQETVEESSCSRNQLGDELRKLQSAFRKLEAENALLRSQTTRESADGPQISLSTVTKTLARKVVSQLGADSLSLGPDNIEESLRKVNKYAQEDAEVLRSLVGPLEEEIKALKEKLRSTDDELQKHIEINSQKKFQTESGSAAEASCDMCANYEAQLVKMQAAEKEFEKRLADADHLLEVQKEDLVKEVEFRKEMEEKWNEKKEEHKIKVAELTSVSQSSQQALADLKQTLAQMHQGVTDELSRLIHGREELQRHLNALQKENENLVGKHSKNSMQLQSETINMPNNVEELHVTLLKMHEDLIAAKVAQEVAQEKEETLRYEVTLLQDQLDHDNRAHQQSESTLVEEIRQLKVQVENYKHDHQALNEKEEKLNRLQQQLENTTTEKQKIELAVAELRQRLTSLQQELDTSEEVQKDFVRLSQSLQVQLEKIREAGSEVRWQHDEDVDECPNCRTGFTVTKRKQRPSRVCDVCHTLLVRDTAPYFSQEAPHLPE; this comes from the exons ATGAAATGTATGAATAAACTCACAGAGCTTGGTTATAATAACAACTTAAAAGACTTAACGTCGCTAAAAGCAGAag ATGATCTACTGATTAAATTAAAGAAGTTTGAGACTGAGAATGCAAAGATACTAAAGGAATTTAATAGTCAAAGAGCAAAAATGAAGGAACTTTTTCTCCAGAAAGAAG ATGAACTCAAAAGGCAGCACGAAGAAAAGATCTCCTTGCAAGAAGAGATACATAGATTACAGAATGATCTTGATGAAGCTAAGAGTCAGCTGACGGTGGCTGACCTTAAGGTGGAAAATGACATTCTTGTTGAAAAGCGCAAGGCGCAAGAAGAAATAGCCACTTTGGAGCAGCTGATTCAAGAGACAGTAGAAGAGTCCTCGTGTTCACGTAATCAACTTGGAGACGAGTTGCGAAAGTTGCAATCTGCGTTTCGTAAACTTGAAGCAGAAAATGCGCTGCTCCGATCGCAGACAACTCGTGAATCTGCGGACGGACCTCAAATATCTTTGTCAACTGTGACTAAAACTTTAGCTAGAAAAGTTGTCTCTCAATTAGGCGCTGATTCATTGTCTTTGGGCCCTGATAATATCGAAGAGAGCTTGAGGAAGGTAAACAAATAT GCCCAAGAAGATGCAGAAGTTTTGCGTTCGCTGGTAGGACCTTTGGAAGAGGAGATTAAAGCATTGAAGGAAAAACTAAGATCGACAGATGACGAGCTGCAAAAACATATAGAAATTAattcgcaaaaaaaatttcaaacagaaTCAGGATCTGCTGCGGAAGCCAGTTGTGATATGTGCGCTAATTATGAGGCACAATTGGTGAAAATGCAGGCAGcagaaaaagaatttgaaaaacgattGGCAGATGCTGATCACTTGTTAGAAGTCCAAAAGGAAGATTTAGTCAAGGAGGTAGAATTTCGTAAAGAAATGGAGGAAaagtggaatgaaaaaaaagaagaacacAAAATTAAAGTTGCAGAACTCACCTCCGTTTCACAATCCTCCCAGCAAGCCCTGGCCGACTTGAAGCAAACGTTAGCACAGATGCATCAAGGCGTTACCGATGAACTAAGTAGATTGATTCATGGAAGAGAAGAACTACAAAGGCATCTCAATGC gctgcagaaagaaaatgaaaatttggtTGGTAAGCATAGTAAGAATTCCATGCAGCTCCAAAGTGAGACAATTAATATGCCAAATAACGTTGAAGAGTTACATGTCACACTTTTAAAAATGCACGAAGACTTGATAGCAGCAAAAGTCGCGCAAGAAGTTGCGCAGGAAAAAGAGGAAACTTTACGTTACGAGGTGACCCTCCTTCAAGACCAATTAGATCACGATAATCGTGCGCATCAACAATCGGAATCTACTTTGGTTGAGGAAATTAGGCAGCTTAA AGTCCAAgtagaaaattacaaacatGATCATCAAGctttgaatgaaaaagaagagaagttGAATAGACTTCAACAGCAGTTGGAAAATACAAcaacggaaaaacaaaagatagAATTAGCTGTTGCTGAACTTCGTCAAAGGCTAACCAGTCTTCAACAGGAATTAGATACTAGCGAAGAAGTACAAAAAGACTTTGTTAGATTATCACAATCTTTACAG gttcaACTGGAAAAGATCAGAGAGGCAGGAAGTGAAGTGAGATGGCAGCACGACGAGGATGTTGACGAGTGTCCTAATTGTCGAACGGGGTTCACAGTTACAAAAAGAAAG CAGCGACCTTCAAGAGTTTGCGATGTGTGCCATACATTACTAGTTAGAGATACGGCTCCCTACTTTAGCCAAGAAGCACCACATTTACCAGAATGA